A single region of the Gasterosteus aculeatus chromosome 1, fGasAcu3.hap1.1, whole genome shotgun sequence genome encodes:
- the lim2.3 gene encoding lens intrinsic membrane protein 2.3 codes for MYSFMGGGLFCAGVGNILLIVSTATDYWMQYRHSSNYMHQGLWRYCVPGKCMTHTDSIAYWDATRALMILSLLACFIGIVIGVMAFIHYSSEGFDKTFAAGILFFISCFFVLLAMAVYTGVTVNYYGKRYGSWRFSWSYIMGWVSVVLTFFSGIFYMCAYRMHECPRNSTR; via the exons ATGTACAGCTTCATGGGAGGTGGTTTATTCTGCGCCGGAGTCGGGAACATACTCCTCATTGTCTCCACGGCAACTGACTACTGGATGCAGTACCGTCACTCCAGCAATTACATGCACCAGGGCCTGTGGCGCTACTGTGTGCCGGGGAAATGCATGACTCACACAGACAGCATCG CGTACTGGGATGCCACCCGGGCCCTCATGATTCTTTCTCTGCTGGCTTGTTTCATCGGCATTGTGATTGGCGTCATGGCCTTTATCCACTACTCCTCAGAGGGGTTCGACAAGACCTTTGCAGCCGgcatcctcttcttcatctcct GCTTCTTTGTGTTGCTGGCCATGGCCGTGTACACAGGAGTGACAGTGAACTACTACGGTAAACGCTATGGCAGCTGGCGCTTCTCCTGGTCCTACATAATGGGATGGGTGTCAGTGGTGCTAACATTCTTCTCAG GTATCTTCTACATGTGTGCCTACCGGATGCACGAATGCCCAAGAAACTCCACACGCTGa